One genomic segment of Flagellimonas marinaquae includes these proteins:
- a CDS encoding alpha/beta hydrolase family protein, with protein sequence MKKLLLLLLLIGSIACAQDGKIISKEALVVSDSIRTRLAESVPELDAIQFSKITYLSDGLKVTGYIAEPKKEGKYPCIISNRGGNREFGEWNPLSVAFFMGKMASWGYVVVASQYRGNDGGEGIEQFGGDDINDVLNLMPVLEQLPKADTARIGIEGGSRGGMMTYLAMKESCRFKAAAAIAGMADAHLSIKNRPEMEKHVFSELAPNYWADKENQLNIRSAVLWADKMCKTTPLLVMHGSADWRVSAEESLSLVSQLYKYKHPTRFILFEGADHGIREYREDMFHAMKNHFDRYVRDESPLPNMEPHGR encoded by the coding sequence ATGAAAAAACTGCTTTTGCTCTTACTTTTAATCGGCAGTATTGCCTGCGCTCAAGATGGAAAAATTATCTCAAAAGAAGCTTTGGTTGTTTCGGATTCAATAAGAACCCGTTTAGCGGAAAGTGTCCCGGAGTTGGATGCAATTCAGTTCTCTAAAATCACATATCTGTCCGATGGCCTTAAGGTAACCGGATATATTGCCGAGCCCAAAAAAGAAGGAAAATATCCCTGTATAATCTCCAATCGGGGCGGCAACAGGGAATTTGGTGAATGGAATCCATTGAGCGTTGCGTTTTTTATGGGCAAAATGGCAAGTTGGGGATATGTTGTGGTCGCCAGTCAATATAGAGGAAATGATGGTGGTGAAGGAATTGAGCAGTTTGGCGGCGATGATATTAACGATGTTTTAAATTTAATGCCCGTTTTGGAACAATTGCCAAAGGCGGACACTGCCCGAATAGGTATTGAGGGTGGTAGCCGGGGAGGCATGATGACTTATTTGGCCATGAAAGAATCGTGCAGGTTTAAAGCGGCCGCAGCGATCGCTGGAATGGCAGATGCTCATTTAAGTATAAAAAACAGACCCGAAATGGAAAAGCATGTATTTTCGGAGTTGGCACCAAATTATTGGGCGGACAAGGAAAACCAACTTAACATAAGATCTGCTGTACTATGGGCCGACAAAATGTGCAAAACAACCCCTCTGTTAGTTATGCACGGTAGTGCCGATTGGCGTGTTTCTGCGGAGGAATCATTGAGCTTGGTAAGCCAATTGTACAAGTATAAACACCCTACAAGGTTCATTTTGTTCGAAGGAGCAGACCATGGCATTCGAGAGTACCGAGAAGATATGTTCCATGCCATGAAAAATCACTTTGATCGCTATGTCAGGGACGAAAGCCCGCTTCCCAATATGGAGCCACACGGAAGATAA